A window of Vigna unguiculata cultivar IT97K-499-35 chromosome 4, ASM411807v1, whole genome shotgun sequence contains these coding sequences:
- the LOC114181807 gene encoding chloride channel protein CLC-c-like → MNKEDDVNRGDYEHDIEIEGLLDGYEENRRYWSGLSDRSMSHTKPLLVKRTNTTSQIAIVGSNLSPIESLDYEIFYNDILKHDWRSRQKHQQIQYTVLKWGFALLIGLGTGLVGFFNSFAVENISGFKLLLTTTLMTKNRYLEAFLAYAGVNICLAAAAAALCAFIAPAAAGSGIPEVKAYLNGVDAHYILAPSTLLVKIFGSILGVSAGFVVGKEGPMVHTGACIASLLGQGGSRKYHLTCSWLRFFKNDRDRRDMITCGAAAGVAAAFRAPVGGVLFALEEAASWWRSALLWRTFFTTAVVAVVLRVAIQFCATGKCGLFGAGGLILYDVGSANITYSASDIFAVLLLGAVGGILGSIYNYLVDKVVRTYSIINEKGPAFKISLVVTIALLTSCCFYFLPWVAHCIPCPSSSTLACPSVDESGEYQNFQCPPGYYNDLASLFLNTNDDAIRNLLSPKITKEFHISSLFIYFATIYCLGIITYGIAIPSGLFIPVILAGATYGRLVSRIFEPITGLDRGLFALLGAASFLGGTMRMTVSICVILLELTNDLLLLPLVMLVLLVSKTVADSFNKGVYDLILQIKGLPYLEAHAEPYMKNLVARDVVSGPLITFSGIEKVGIIWHALNATGHNGFPVIDEPPLTEAPELCGVVLRSHLLVMLKEKIFSNDKDFINQSSFQRISTLDFGKAGSGKGIKLEDIDIDEEEMDMYVDLHPITNASPYTVVETMPLAKAAIIFRQHGLRHMCVVPKSQGRPPVVGILTRHDFMPEHVLGLYPHIKSRKQHLGISVKNIISSVLECCIH, encoded by the exons ATGAATAAAGAAGATGATGTGAACCGTGGTGATTATGAGCATGACATAGAAATTGAAGGTCTGTTGGATGGGTATGAGGAAAATAGAAGGTACTGGTCTGGGTTATCTGACAGAAGCATGTCTCATACAAAGCCACTTCTTGTGAAGAGGACCAACACCACCTCACAGATCGCTATAGTTGGTTCCAACCTAAGCCCTATTGAAAGCCTTGACTATGA gattttttataatgatatattgAAGCATGACTGGAGGTCCAGACAGAAGCATCAGCAGATCCAATATACTGTGCTTAAGTGGGGATTTGCTCTTCTTATTGGATTAGGCACTGGATTGGTTGGCTTCTTTAACAGTTTTGCAGTGGAGAACATATCTGGTTTCAAGCTGCTTCTCACCACCACTCTCATGACTAAAAACAG ATATCTTGAGGCATTTTTAGCATATGCTGGTGTGAATATATGTTTAGCAGCCGCAGCTGCTGCACTTTGTGCTTTCATTGCTCCAGCAGCGGCAGGCTCTGGCATTCCAGAGGTAAAAGCATATCTCAATGGCGTGGATGCTCACTATATATTGGCTCCCAGCACCCTTTTGGTAAAA ATATTTGGTTCCATCCTTGGAGTTTCTGCTGGATTTGTGGTGGGCAAAGAGGGACCTATGGTACATACAGGTGCTTGCATAGCTTCTTTATTGGGACAGGGTGGATCTCGCAAGTATCACTTGACTTGCAGTTGGCTTAGATTTTTCAAAAACGACCGAGACCGGCGAGACATGATTACTTGTGGTGCAGCTGCTGGTGTTGCTGCTGCCTTTCGTGCACCAGTAGGTGGTGTCCTCTTTGCCCTTGAAGAGGCAGCTTCATG GTGGCGGAGTGCACTTCTTTGGAGGACGTTCTTCACAACTGCAGTAGTTGCTGTTGTTTTAAGAGTTGCAATTCAGTTTTGTGCCACAGGAAAATGTGGGCTATTTGGTGCAGGTGGTTTGATATTGTATGATGTTGGTTCAGCCAATATAACATATAGTGCTAGCGATATATTTGCAGTACTACTTTTGGGAGCCGTTGGTGGAATTCTCGGAAGCATATATAATTACCTTGTGGATAAGGTTGTTCGAACATATAGCATCATCAATGA AAAAGGTCCAGCTTTCAAAATCTCTCTTGTTGTGACAATTGCTCTTCTGACATCATGTTGCTTTTATTTCTTGCCATGGGTTGCACACTGCATTCCCTGTCCTTCTAGTTCAACATTGGCCTGTCCCTCTGTTGATGAGTCCGGAGAATATCAAAACTTTCAGTGCCCTCCAGGATACTACAATGATCTTGCTTCCCTCTTTCTGAACACCAATGATGATGCTATTCGCAATCTACTCAGCCCCAAGATAACCAAAGAGTTTCATATTTCCAGTTTGTTTATCTACTTTGCTACTATTTACTGTCTTGGGATAATCACTTATGGTATTGCCATTCCATCCGGGCTCTTCATTCCTGTGATACTTGCGGGTGCTACCTACGGCCGTCTTGTTAGCCGGATCTTTGAACCGATCACCGGACTTGACAGAGGACTCTTTGCCCTACTTGGAGCTGCTTCCTTCCTTGGTGGCACTATGAGAATGACAGTTTCTATTTGTGTCATATTGCTTGAGCTCACTAATGACCTCTTGTTACTTCCACTAGTGATGTTGGTCTTATTAGTCTCAAAAACTGTGGCTGACAGCTTCAACAAGGGTGTCTATGATCTAATACTTCAGATCAAAGGACTTCCTTATTTGGAGGCTCATGCAGAACCTTACATGAAGAATTTAGTGGCACGTGATGTTGTTTCAGGTCCATTGATTACCTTTTCTGGCATTGAAAAGGTGGGCATTATATGGCATGCTTTGAATGCTACAGGGCACAATGGATTTCCTGTCATTGATGAACCACCTTTAACAGAGGCACCAGAATTATGTGGGGTTGTACTGAGGTCTCATTTACTGGTTATGCTGAAGGAGAAGATTTTCTCAAATGATAAGGATTTCATAAATCAAAGTAGCTTCCAAAGAATTTCTACTTTAGATTTTGGAAAAGCAGGATCAGGAAAGGGTATCAAACTAGAGGATATTGATATTGATGAGGAAGAGATGGATATGTATGTTGATCTCCATCCCATAACTAATGCATCTCCTTACACTGTTGTTGAGACAATGCCACTTGCCAAAGCTGCTATTATTTTCCGCCAACATGGACTCAGGCACATGTGTGTTGTTCCCAAGAGCCAAGGG AGACCTCCAGTTGTTGGGATTCTAACACGCCATGATTTTATGCCAGAGCATGTTTTGGGACTTTACCCTCACATCAAGTCTCGCAAACAGCATTTAGGGATATcagtgaaaaatattatttcttcaGTATTGGAGTGCTGCATTCATTAG